One Pyrococcus furiosus DSM 3638 genomic window, ATCTACCATAGTCTATCTTTGGATGTGGCCTCTTCTCTCCCTCTATCCAAGTCATCTCTATTGCCCTAGCAGGACATATCTGGCCACACATATTACATCCAATGCACTTCTTCCAGTCCAAGGTATGAAATCCTCTATACCTTGGAGCTGGCTCTATAAATTCATAGGGAATCTTTATAGTGACAGGTTTCTTGAAGAGATATTTCAGCCCAAACCAAGGCTTGAGGAATGAAGGTTTTTTCTTTACCTTCTCCTCGGGAGCTATTCTAAATGTTACCTCCTCCATTTTCCTCACCTATCAATGTCTGGAGGACAATTATCAAGACTCATTAATATTGCAGGGACATCAGCTAATCTCGCTCCGACTAAAAGTTGCTCAAGAACTCTTACACCATGAGCAATGCTAGGGCCTCTTATGTGCACCCTATATGGCTTATGTCCCCCATCGCTAACAACGTATGCTCCAAAATCACCCTTTGTTGCCTCAACATGAGCAAAGGCCTCGCCTGGCGGGACTTTAAACCTTGGAAGGTTCTTCAGTTTTGGATCTTGAACCTTGTAAGGCCCACTTGGTGGTCCCATATCGAGGAGCTGCTCAATTATGTAGAGATCTTGCTCAAGCTCATATCTTCTAACTAAAACTCTTGCAAGTGCATCCCCTTCCTTCAACACTGGAATTTCAAAGTCAAGCTCAGGATACAAAAGGTATGGATCAGATTTTCTAACGTCGTAGGCAACTCCAGTTGCCCTTAGGTTTGGCCCCGTTACCCCCTCTTCTAGTGCAAACTTCTTGTCCATTACTCCAATTCCCTCAAGCCTCTTGTAAGTTATGTAGTTCTCGAAGAGGACATTATCAAAGTCTTTAAGCTTATCTTTGAGGTATTCCACTGTATCTCTAACCTGTCTTAACCACTTGTCCCCTGGGATATCCCTTCTTACTCCTCCTGGGATTGTATAAATGTGGTAAACTCTTGCTCCTGTCAATTGCTCAAATAATGCCATAAACCTCTCTCTGTAAGCAGCAGCCCATTGCCCAGCTGTGTAGACACCTAGCTTAAAGCTCAAACCCATTATCCAGAAGAGGTATGCTGTTACTCTAGCCATCTCTAACACAAGAGTTCTAATCCACTGGGCTCTCTCTGGCACTTCCCATCCAATTATTTCATCCACTGCCATTGAGTATATTGCCTCCGGAACGTCGGGCTCTGGGACACAAATTCTAAGAAGGAGAGCTATGTTAGTATACCAAGGCCTATACTCAGCCAACTTTTCGAAACCTCTGTGAAGGAACCCAGGATTAGCTATAGCCTTTACAACTCTGTTCCCATCCATCTTTAAGATGATACTAAAGTTTTCAGTTGCCATGTGTTGAGGTCCAAAGAACAACTCATAGGTATCTTTATCAATTGGATACAGCTCCATTCCATTTTGTCTCGCTTCCCTAATGAGTTCTTCTTGACTAACCATAATTCTCACCTCAGATCACATACTTATCCTTATCCTCGTCGAATCTATCAAGAATCTTATACTTCTTCTTCACATAGGCAAGCATGTCAAAGTCCTTTCTGTGGGGGTATAGTCCTCTCTCTGGATCATCTAATATCCAAGGCATCTCCATTTTTTCATTCCCCTCAAAGTAAACTCCGAAAAAGTCATGAACGTCTCTCTCATATGTTTCAGCTGCTGGATAAATATCCTTAACAGTTGGCATTCTAGCTTTATCTAAATCTCTGGGAATTCTTGTCTTTACCATGGCATGAGTTCCCAACTCAACGTTAATTAAGTGATAAACAAGCTCTATTTCCCCCTCCTTTGGCCAGTCAACTGCGGTTATCTGAAGCATTAATGGGAAGTTCGACTCCTTCATAATCCTAAGGAAGTCTCTAATCTTATCTGCTGGAACT contains:
- a CDS encoding NADH-quinone oxidoreductase subunit C, encoding MTWEKGEEIVKQILEKAPYAEGKVRRERRLEFRVPADKIRDFLRIMKESNFPLMLQITAVDWPKEGEIELVYHLINVELGTHAMVKTRIPRDLDKARMPTVKDIYPAAETYERDVHDFFGVYFEGNEKMEMPWILDDPERGLYPHRKDFDMLAYVKKKYKILDRFDEDKDKYVI
- a CDS encoding NADH-quinone oxidoreductase subunit D, whose amino-acid sequence is MVSQEELIREARQNGMELYPIDKDTYELFFGPQHMATENFSIILKMDGNRVVKAIANPGFLHRGFEKLAEYRPWYTNIALLLRICVPEPDVPEAIYSMAVDEIIGWEVPERAQWIRTLVLEMARVTAYLFWIMGLSFKLGVYTAGQWAAAYRERFMALFEQLTGARVYHIYTIPGGVRRDIPGDKWLRQVRDTVEYLKDKLKDFDNVLFENYITYKRLEGIGVMDKKFALEEGVTGPNLRATGVAYDVRKSDPYLLYPELDFEIPVLKEGDALARVLVRRYELEQDLYIIEQLLDMGPPSGPYKVQDPKLKNLPRFKVPPGEAFAHVEATKGDFGAYVVSDGGHKPYRVHIRGPSIAHGVRVLEQLLVGARLADVPAILMSLDNCPPDIDR